Proteins from one Deltaproteobacteria bacterium genomic window:
- a CDS encoding indolepyruvate oxidoreductase subunit beta, translating into MKTTRLVIVAVGGQGNLLASRILGEAALLAGVAVRLSEIHGMAQRGGVVESTLIFGEAESTIISNGEADVIVGFEPSETLRTMNKGNSGTVVITNLAPLPPFTVAIGKGVYPDLGLLQKLIREKAKRLIAFDAAALAKEAGNVLSVNMVLLGALLQTGVLPLKTEDVKAAIVARTGKFSAANIKAFDLGFASAKLS; encoded by the coding sequence AAACAACAAGATTAGTCATTGTGGCCGTAGGCGGTCAGGGAAACCTGCTGGCTTCGCGCATTTTGGGTGAAGCGGCGCTGTTGGCCGGAGTTGCGGTCCGTTTGAGCGAGATCCATGGCATGGCGCAGCGGGGAGGGGTTGTAGAATCAACCCTTATCTTTGGCGAGGCGGAAAGCACGATCATTTCGAATGGCGAAGCGGACGTCATTGTGGGCTTTGAGCCTTCCGAAACACTGCGGACGATGAACAAGGGCAACTCCGGCACCGTAGTGATAACCAATCTGGCGCCGCTCCCCCCCTTCACGGTGGCCATCGGGAAAGGAGTTTACCCCGATTTGGGCTTGCTGCAGAAGCTGATCCGGGAGAAAGCGAAAAGACTTATCGCCTTCGACGCCGCGGCCCTCGCTAAAGAAGCGGGCAACGTCCTGTCGGTGAATATGGTCTTGCTCGGCGCGCTCCTGCAAACCGGCGTTCTCCCTCTCAAGACTGAGGACGTGAAAGCGGCGATTGTCGCCAGAACCGGTAAATTCTCCGCAGCAAATATTAAGGCGTTCGATCTGGGCTTTGCTTCTGCCAAGCTCAGTTAG